The Mytilus galloprovincialis chromosome 2, xbMytGall1.hap1.1, whole genome shotgun sequence genome has a window encoding:
- the LOC143065156 gene encoding dipeptidase 1-like, with protein MEFHNLNEENSSTQALHVSKRGKKRQHVCIYGFLIAALIGILIGLAVGIPLAKRDSPDQNLQQAQNVLKQYPLIDGHNDLPWQYRQYVQNKVYEVNLRADTRIQWTNTTNMTSYDFPRLPPQTDIPRLKQGIVGAQFWAAFGPCSATGKDAIRIGMDQVDVIHKFVNKYDDTFELVTTAQGILDAYLSRNRIASLIGLEGGHMISNTLGVLRSFYSLGVRYMTLTHSCDTSWAENWKQDLNRTGSRRGLSEFGKIVVKEMNRLGMIIDLAHVAKQTMIDAIKTSAAPVIFSHSSAFEKCEHYRNVQNDVLEMVKNNTGLVMINFYDSYISKGCLPINATESTMQHVIDHINYIKDFIGLDFVGIGADYDGVPTLPVGLEDVSKYPDLFAKLREGGWSTNDLKKLAGENFIRVFKDVEKVKENQKTFQPYEDFLPEEEAVPNRMCYTSF; from the exons ATGGAATTCCACAACTTGAACGAAGAAAACAGCAGTACACAGGCTTTACATGTATCCAAGAGGGGAAAAAAGCGACAGCATGTTTGTATTTATGGATTTCTAATAGCTGCTTTAATAGGAATCTTGATTGGATTAGCAGTTGGAATACCTTTAGCAAAGCGTGATTCTCCAGATCAGAATCTACAACAGGCTCAAAATGTACTAAAACAATACCCTTTAATTGATGG TCACAATGATTTACCATGGCAATATCGACAATATGTTCAAAACAAAGTATACGAAGTGAACTTAAGAGCAGACACTAGAATACAATGGACAAACACCACAAATATGACTAGTTATGACTTTCCCAGATTACCACCCCAAACTGACATTCCAAGATTAAAGCAAGGCATAGTTGGCGCTCAG tTTTGGGCAGCATTTGGACCATGCTCTGCAACTGGAAAGGATGCAATACGTATTGGTATGGACCaagttgatgtgattcataaatttgttaataagtATGATGACACCTTTGAACTAGTGACAACTGCACAAG GTATACTTGACGCATACCTCTCAAGGAACAGAATTGCGAGTCTGATTGGTTTAGAAGGTGGTCACATGATTAGTAATACATTGGGTGTTTTGCGGTCATTTTATTCATTAGGGGTTAGATATATGACATTAACTCACAGCTGTGACACTTCATG GGCAGAAAACTGGAAACAAGATTTAAACAGGACCGGTTCACGACGTGGTTTATCAGAATTTGGGAAG ATTGTTGTTAAAGAGATGAACCGCCTCGGAATGATAATAGACCTTGCTCATGTAGCTAAACAGACGATGATTGACGCCATTAAAACTTCAGCTGCACCGGTCATCTTCAGTCATTCGTCAGCTTTTGAAAAATGTGAGCACTACCGAAATGTACAGAACGATGTTTTAGAAATGGTG aaaaacaatacTGGTTTGGTAATGATTAATTTCTACGACAGCTACATCAGTAAAGGATGCCTTCCTATAAATGCCACAGAATCAACCATGCAGCACGTGATTG atCACATAAATTATATCAAAGATTTTATTGGTTTAGACTTTGTTGGTATTGGTGCAGATTACGACGGAGTTCCAAC CTTACCAGTTGGTTTAGAAGATGTATCAAAGTATCCAGATTTGTTTGCAAAACTCAGAGAAGGTGGATGGTCTACCAATGATCTTAAGAAGTTGGCAGGAGAAAATTTTATACGAGTGTTTAAAGATGTCGAAAAG GTTAAAGAGAATCAAAAGACATTCCAACCTTACGAGGATTTTCTACCAGAAGAGGAAGCTGTTCCAAACCGCATGTGTTATACATCATTTTAA